TGCAGGGAGCTTCATATTACTATCATCCAAATGGTCAAGTATGGAAAGAGTGTTCTTATCATAAAGGCCGCGCTCATGGTGATTTTCTTACCTATACGGTGGAAGGTTTCTTGCTGAAAAAGCAAACTTATCAAGATGGAGAAAAGCATAGTATATCCGTCCGCTATCAAGAACGTTCTAATATTGTACTCTCTGAAGAGGAATATGATAATGGTTTGTTATTAAAGGGTTCTTATTTAGATCCCCAAACACATCAAATATTCTCTGAAATCGTTAATGGTAATGGAGTACAGGCAATTTACGGGAAACATGCGATTGTAGAAACCCGTGTATTTATACGCGGTAAAGCCTGTGGAAAAGTTACCGTATTTGACAGTCTTGGAGATCAAATTCTTCAAACATACGCACTAGTTGAAGGTGTGAAACATGGTGAAGAGCTATTCTTCTATCCTGACACAGGAAAATTTAAACTTCTTTTAACCTGGAATCACGGTATTTTACAAGGCCCTGTAAAAACCTGGTATCCAAATGGATCACTAGAAAGTTGTAAGGACTTGATAAATAATAAAAAATCCGGCCTATTAACCCTGTACTATCCTGAGGGCCAGATTATGGCTACTGAAGAATACGACAATGAACTGCTTATAAAAGGAGAATACTTCCGTCCTGGAGATCGTCATCCTTACTCTAAGATAGATAAAGGCTGCGGAACAGCTGTATTTTTCACATCTTCAGGAACTATTACTAAAAAGATTCCTTATCAAGACGGTAAACCTCTGATCAATTAGCTATGAATACTTCTGTAATTGCTGAAAAAAAGAAGCAACGTGAATTTTTTACTTCCCTGAGGCAATCTATACAGGAACCACGCTTATCACAAGCCTCTCAAGCCGTTGCTTCTTTTATTCAGAAATTTCCCGAAGGAAGTTTTGTACTTTCCTTTGTCCCTTTCCAATCAGAAATCAACATAGATTTAGCAAACCGCATTCTTATCAACAAATTCTCTCTAGCCTTACCACAAATGCAAAACCATGAACTTACTCCTGTCCACGTGCCCTCATTAGAGGTTTTATCAAAGCTAACGCATCCTCTACGTCTTTCTAAGTTTAAATTGGGGACCATTCAACCTCAACAGATCACCCACGTTCTCGTTCCAGCTTTAGCTTTTGATAATAATAACTATCGTCTTGGTTATGGCGGTGGTTGTTATGATCGTTGGTTAGCAGTAAATTCTCACCCGATAACTATAGGTTTGGGATTTAAAGAACAAAAAACTCATCTTCTCCCTAGAGAAGATCACGATATTCCCCTATCTCAAGTATTTTTAGCATAACAAAGTCCATTTTAAGAAATACGTTCAGAAATATCTCTTAGAGATGTTCATCCCTTAATTATAAAGACCTTCGTGTTTTCTCTGATAAATCAGTGAATTGTCAATAACACATTCTGTGTGTATGATGACAGTCCACTGTCAAGGTGAACTTAAGAAAAATCTTTTATCCTCATTACGACGAATTTTACAGATACAGAAAATGTTACATTTACAACTGCTTTCTATCTTGACTGGTGTGAAAAATTGGGTTATCCATAAAAATCAAAAGAAAAGCCAAGCATACATCTATCATAAAAAATTACCACTCTGACATCTCTTAGCTAATTTCGAGAAGAAGCTTACCCATTCTTCTCTCAAAGTCCAAAAATGAAGGACTATTGCATAGAAAGTGTGGAAAAAAGGAGCACCTATTAAATGAATGTACCTGATCGTAAAAAAGCACTAGAAGCAGCAATTGCCTATATCGAAAAACAATTTGGCTCTGGATCTATCATGAGTCTAGGGAAACACTCTGCCACTCATGAAATTTCAACTATAAAAACAGGAGCCTTATCTTTAGATTTAGCTTTAGGTATTGGGGGTGTTCCAAAAGGACGTATTGTTGAGATTTTCGGTCCTGAATCCTCAGGAAAAACTACATTAGCTACCCATATCGTTGCTAATGCTCAAAAGATGGGCGGTGTCGCTGCATATATCGATGCAGAACATGCTTTAGACCCCAGCTATGCTTCTCTTATAGGTGCAAATATCAATGATCTTATGATCTCCCAACCTGATTGTGGTGAAGATGCTTTAAGTATTGCTGAGCTATTGGCAAGATCAGGAGCTGTTGATGTTATTGTTATTGATTCTGTAGCCGCCTTGGTTCCTAAAAGCGAACTTGAAGGAGATATCGGCGATGTACATGTAGGCCTACAAGCACGTATGATGTCTCAGGCCCTACGTAAGCTTACAGCAACATTAGCACGTAGTCAAACCTGTGCAATATTCATTAACCAGATTCGTGAAAAGATAGGCGTTAGCTTCGGTAATCCTGAAACAACAACAGGTGGACGTGCTTTAAAATTTTATTCATCAATACGTATGGATATCCGTCGTATCGGAGCCATTAAAGGTAATGAAAGCTTTGATCTTGGAAACCGTATCAAAGTAAAAGTTGCTAAAAATAAATTAGCGCCCCCATTTAGAACTGCAGAATTTGATATTCTCTTTAATGAAGGCATTTCTTCAGCAGGATGTATTCTAGATCTTGCTGTAGAGCATAATATCGTCGAGAAAAAGGGTTCCTGGTTCAACTATCAAGATCGCAAGTTAGGCCAAGGAAGAGAAGCTGTTCGTGAGGAACTCAAGAAAAATAAAAAACTATTTGATGAGTTAGAAAAACGTATCTTTGACATAACCTCTTCAACAAAATCTGCAATTGTAGAAGAGAAAAAAGAAGAGCAAACAGCACAACCTGTAGCTTAAAATTATTTCTTTGGTCTCTCCTTCTCTTACTTACAAAGAGAAGGAGAACTATTCAAATTAATGACGGCAATTACAGCCACATGACGAAGGTTTAGAATCCGAAACAGGAGGCGGAGTTGCTGAGCAAGTATCCTTCTCGTCTAAGAAAGTATCTAAAAAGTCGTATAAAGCATCACATACTTCTCTAGAAGCCTGTAGAACCTTATTACAATCACTATTTAGTAACGTTTCTATTAATTCTCTTTCCTCACGAGCATGTCTTACATCAACATCTTGATGTACTGTGAAGTACTCATAATCTTCAGGAGCTGTAAAACCAAAATACTGTTTTAATCCAGAAATTTTAGTCTCTGCAACTGTAGGGATCTGACTTTCATAGGTGTATAAAGCAGATACACCTGCAGATAATGAATCTCCGGTACACCAACGTAAAAATGTATCGACTTTCTTTTGAGCTGCTGAACTGGGAACATGATTTTCTAATTCTTCCTCAGTAACACCTAAAGCATAAGCAAAATTTTTCCATAGATCTATGTGATTAGGATGACCTGTTTCTTCATCCATAAGGTTATCAAGAAGTAGTTTACGCGCTTCTAAATTATCACAACGGCTATGAACTGCTGAGAGATAACGCGGAAAAGCTTTGATGTGGAGGTAATAATCCTTAGCGTAAGCCTTTAACTGCTCTTTCGTTAACTCTCCCTTAGACCACTTCATATAAAAGGTGTGATCTAACATATGTTTTTCTTTGATGTTTTTATCTAATAAATCTAAACAAGGTTTCATTAACGCCTCCCAAAAATTAAAAATGTGTAGATTCCCAGGCTACAGAACGGAGGATGGGTCCATACAGATCTTCAGTTTCATCAATATCTAGTAATGACAAATCCGACTGTAGCGTAGGGGAAGAATGAAAAGTGATTTTAGGTGCATCTTCTATAAGCGCTAA
This portion of the Chlamydia crocodili genome encodes:
- a CDS encoding toxin-antitoxin system YwqK family antitoxin; the encoded protein is MVIRKFLFLFLLCFAFTPSYAAGTYEKLTLTGINIIDRNGLSETICSKEKLKKYAKVDFLSPQPYQKVMRMYKNTRGENVSCLTTYHPNGQLKQYLECVNNRACGRYREWHSNGKIKIQAEVIGGIADLHPSAESGWLFHGTTLAHSDEGMLEAAINYDKGLLQGASYYYHPNGQVWKECSYHKGRAHGDFLTYTVEGFLLKKQTYQDGEKHSISVRYQERSNIVLSEEEYDNGLLLKGSYLDPQTHQIFSEIVNGNGVQAIYGKHAIVETRVFIRGKACGKVTVFDSLGDQILQTYALVEGVKHGEELFFYPDTGKFKLLLTWNHGILQGPVKTWYPNGSLESCKDLINNKKSGLLTLYYPEGQIMATEEYDNELLIKGEYFRPGDRHPYSKIDKGCGTAVFFTSSGTITKKIPYQDGKPLIN
- a CDS encoding 5-formyltetrahydrofolate cyclo-ligase; the encoded protein is MNTSVIAEKKKQREFFTSLRQSIQEPRLSQASQAVASFIQKFPEGSFVLSFVPFQSEINIDLANRILINKFSLALPQMQNHELTPVHVPSLEVLSKLTHPLRLSKFKLGTIQPQQITHVLVPALAFDNNNYRLGYGGGCYDRWLAVNSHPITIGLGFKEQKTHLLPREDHDIPLSQVFLA
- a CDS encoding CADD family putative folate metabolism protein; the protein is MKPCLDLLDKNIKEKHMLDHTFYMKWSKGELTKEQLKAYAKDYYLHIKAFPRYLSAVHSRCDNLEARKLLLDNLMDEETGHPNHIDLWKNFAYALGVTEEELENHVPSSAAQKKVDTFLRWCTGDSLSAGVSALYTYESQIPTVAETKISGLKQYFGFTAPEDYEYFTVHQDVDVRHAREERELIETLLNSDCNKVLQASREVCDALYDFLDTFLDEKDTCSATPPPVSDSKPSSCGCNCRH
- the recA gene encoding recombinase RecA, which produces MNVPDRKKALEAAIAYIEKQFGSGSIMSLGKHSATHEISTIKTGALSLDLALGIGGVPKGRIVEIFGPESSGKTTLATHIVANAQKMGGVAAYIDAEHALDPSYASLIGANINDLMISQPDCGEDALSIAELLARSGAVDVIVIDSVAALVPKSELEGDIGDVHVGLQARMMSQALRKLTATLARSQTCAIFINQIREKIGVSFGNPETTTGGRALKFYSSIRMDIRRIGAIKGNESFDLGNRIKVKVAKNKLAPPFRTAEFDILFNEGISSAGCILDLAVEHNIVEKKGSWFNYQDRKLGQGREAVREELKKNKKLFDELEKRIFDITSSTKSAIVEEKKEEQTAQPVA